Below is a genomic region from Candidatus Obscuribacterales bacterium.
AGCGCATGAGCGGTGAAGAGTTGGCGCAAGAGAAAGAAAGCATCGATCAAGCTTATCGAAATAGTTTTCTTAATGCGCTACGACTAAATTTCAGCATGTTGGAAAAAGAAGCTGCCAGATATTTCAAAGACAATTTGGATTTGATGCCTCTACTATGGTTCATTCATAGCGAAGAAGAAGTAAGCGAAAGCGATCTGGAAGAAGCAGCAAAGTCCAACGAAATAACAAAGCCGGTAAAGAAAATAATTAATGACTTCAAACGTCTTGGCGTTATCGAAGTTGACGAAGGAAAAGGTTCGAAATCAATCCGCAGGGTATATCCCACTTTTGTTTGGCGCGACAAACAATTACATTCAGCATATTTGCTCAACGAGACGGAAAAGACTCTTGAACAACAAAAGGAAACTGAATCGCCTGAAGAGCCAATTATCAAGTTCGGTATGGCAATGCTGTCAGATGAACAACGAGAGCGCGTGATGAACCGCGTCTCCGATCTACTTGCCGAACTCAAAGCAAGCAACGACAACGCAGCAGACAAAGACAGCGAACTTTATTACTTCTCCGTTCTTTTAGCTTCGCGCTAATTCATTTTACGCGGTCACTTCTTCAAGGCGCTTGAATATTGGTCCTTCATTGCGAACAGCTTGTCCGGCTGGTATTAAATCCCAAGCACCTTCAGCCTTCAATTCATCAAGCTTGTCGTCAAAGCCTAGCTGATACCAGATATTTTGCGCAAGCGTAGGCGTGAATGGATAAATCTCAATGGCCGTACGGCGCAAAATATCCAGCACTGTGTACAGCACTGTCTTGCCTTGCGCAGCGTTGCCATCTTTGAACAGAGTCCAAGGCTTTTCATCATTCATGTATTTGTTTGCTTGATCAACTAAAGCAAAAATTGCTTCTATCGCTTTTGCAAACTCGCACTGCTTAATGTGCTTTTCGACAACGGCATGAATCTCATTAGATTCTTCGCGTAGATTGTTCTCAAATTGACCATCAGGTACTTTGCCTTCGCAGTTACGACCAACAAGTGTCAAAGTTCTGTTGAGCAAATTACCTAAGTTGTTCGCCAATTCGGAGTTGACTTTGTTCAAAAAGTCTTCGTGACTAAAATCACCGTCCTTATCAAACGGCGCCGCAGCGAACAAATAAAAGCGCACAGCGTCTGCACCAAAGCGCTCCACTAATTGCTTGGGATCAATCACATTACCCAAACTCTTGCTTATCTTCTGACCTTCTACCGTTAAGAAACCATGAACAGAAATGCGCTTCGGCAACGGCAAATCAGCTGCCATCAACATTGCCGGCCAATAAATAGCATGGAACTTGGTGATGTCTTTGCCTATCAAATGTAAATCAGCCGGCCAGAATTTTTCAAACTGCTCTTTGTTGCCACCGTAGCCTACACCGGTCAAATAATTTGAGAGCGCATCAATCCAAACATAGATAACTTGATCAGGCGAGCCAGGAACTGGAATACCCCAAGACAGAGAGCTTCTTGCGCGAGTAACACTGAAGTCACCAAACTCCTCATCATCTAACTGATTAAGCACTTCCTTACGTCTGCCATCAGGAATTAACACATCCGGATTATCGGTGAGCCACTTGCGCAACTTGTCTTTGTACTTTGTCAGCTTGAAGAAGTAATTCTCTTCCAGACACATAATTGGTGGCTGTTTATGATTGGGACAATTACCGTCTTCATCTAAATCACGCTCGCGAACAAAGTCTTCGCAGCCTTCGCAATAAAGACCCTTGTAGGTATTCTTGTAAATGTCACCCTTCTTCTCCATAATCTGGAAAAGTTCTTGCACTGCGCTGCAATGCTTTTCGTCAGTCGTGCGAATAAAGCGATTGTAGGAAAGATTCAATTGCTTCCATGCGTCTTGAAACTTAGCGGCCATCTCATCACAAAATGCTTGCGGTTCTAACCCCTTAGCCTTGGCTGCTTTCTCAACTTTTGAACCATGCTCATCGACGCCTGTAAGAAAGAAAACATCATGACCCTTCAAGCGATAGTAACGAGCAAGAATGTCTGCAGCAATCTTCTCCAAGGCATGCCCAATGTGCGGAGCGGCATTCACATAATCAATAGCGGTAGTAACATAGTATTTGGACATAAATTTCTCATTTCAGTCATGTCAGGCTCAAGAAGCGGAGCAAGAGCTGCGATGAGCAGGTCGCAGCATAGCGATTAGCGGTTGCCGGAAGGCAAGCGAAGGTGAAGCAAAGCGCAACCGGAGCGTAATCGTCGATTATAATACTATATAGGACATAGTGAAAATGCTGGACAAAGTCGGGAAATAATTGGCATGAGAAGATCAGACGGTGAATCGTTGAAAGAGTTGAAGCCATTAAACGGTAAAACTATCATTCTGGGCGTTTCGGGCGGGATCGCAGCATATAAATCATGTGACCTGGCATCCGGGCTAAGACAGATGGGCGCCAGCGTTCACGTCGTTATGACTAGCAACGCCAAGGAGTTTGTCAGCCCCCTAACATTTCAGACTTTGACCAGAAATACTGTCCATTGCGAACAATTTGACTCGCTTGGCGAATGGAAGCCGGAACACATAGAATTGGCTCAGAAAGCTGATTTGCTGCTCGTGGCTCCTGCTACGGCCAATCTCATCGCCAAATTGGCGACAGGTATTTGCGACGATCTTTTGACGACTATTGTCATGGCAAGCAGAGCCAAAGTAATGCTGGCTCCAGCCATGAATCCTAATATGTTTGAGCACCCGGCAACTCAACACAATTTGAATGTCCTCGAGAATCGCTATCGTTACGAAGTTATTCCACCTGACATTGGCGAAGTTGCCTGCGGTGATTTCGGTCAAGGAAAGATGGCCTCACTTGACGTCATCTTGACAAGCATCGCGTCAACTATGTTGACCGGACCGATGCTTAGCGGACGCCATATTTTGGTTACCGGTGGTGGCACACGCGAAGCAATTGACCCGGTTCGTTTTATTGGCAACCGCTCGTCAGGCAAGATGGGAATTGCCATGGCTGACGCTGCCTATGCCCGAGGAGCTGACGTCACTCTAGTTTCAACCGTAGGTGTTGAGCGCCCATATCCCGTGATACTCGTTGAGACGGCACAAGACATGCAAGAAGCAGTGGAGTCGGAATTCGACAGTTGCGATGCTCTTGTTATGACGGCTGCCGTCGCCGACTTCAGACCACTAGCTTTTTCCGCTCATAAAATAAAGAAGACTGAATCGGATGACTTGGTTTTAGAGCTGACAAAAAACCCTGATATTCTGGACTTGCTTGGTCGGATGAAACAAAACGACCAAGTGATAATAGGTTTTGCCGCAGAGTCGGAAAGCCTTATGGTGCACGCAGCAGAAAAGCTGGCGCGCAAGAATCTGGACGCAATTGTAGGCAATGACATTACAGTGCCTGATATTGGATTCGGCTCCGACGACAATGCAGTAGTAATTCTCACTGCTGATGGTGGCAAAGAAAATCTGCCCCGCATGCCAAAACGCGCCATTGCCGAGCACCTATGCGATTTGCTCGACGAACTCTTCCATGCAAAGAGTACAGTAGCTGTCAGCAAGTAAGTAAGCCCTGAATTTGGTGTATACTCCTAGTAAAGTGTTAATTTACTAAGGTTTCGCCTTTTCGTGACCGGCGAAATCAAGAGGTTGTCAAAAGCCTAATTAGCTGACCAAAGTCACGGAATTGGAGAAAACCCCATGGCAAATGAATCCTCAAATAGTGGCTCCGGAATTGGTTCACTGTTTCTCGGTTTGGCAATAGGAG
It encodes:
- the coaBC gene encoding bifunctional phosphopantothenoylcysteine decarboxylase/phosphopantothenate--cysteine ligase CoaBC, whose product is MRRSDGESLKELKPLNGKTIILGVSGGIAAYKSCDLASGLRQMGASVHVVMTSNAKEFVSPLTFQTLTRNTVHCEQFDSLGEWKPEHIELAQKADLLLVAPATANLIAKLATGICDDLLTTIVMASRAKVMLAPAMNPNMFEHPATQHNLNVLENRYRYEVIPPDIGEVACGDFGQGKMASLDVILTSIASTMLTGPMLSGRHILVTGGGTREAIDPVRFIGNRSSGKMGIAMADAAYARGADVTLVSTVGVERPYPVILVETAQDMQEAVESEFDSCDALVMTAAVADFRPLAFSAHKIKKTESDDLVLELTKNPDILDLLGRMKQNDQVIIGFAAESESLMVHAAEKLARKNLDAIVGNDITVPDIGFGSDDNAVVILTADGGKENLPRMPKRAIAEHLCDLLDELFHAKSTVAVSK
- the metG gene encoding methionine--tRNA ligase, translated to MSKYYVTTAIDYVNAAPHIGHALEKIAADILARYYRLKGHDVFFLTGVDEHGSKVEKAAKAKGLEPQAFCDEMAAKFQDAWKQLNLSYNRFIRTTDEKHCSAVQELFQIMEKKGDIYKNTYKGLYCEGCEDFVRERDLDEDGNCPNHKQPPIMCLEENYFFKLTKYKDKLRKWLTDNPDVLIPDGRRKEVLNQLDDEEFGDFSVTRARSSLSWGIPVPGSPDQVIYVWIDALSNYLTGVGYGGNKEQFEKFWPADLHLIGKDITKFHAIYWPAMLMAADLPLPKRISVHGFLTVEGQKISKSLGNVIDPKQLVERFGADAVRFYLFAAAPFDKDGDFSHEDFLNKVNSELANNLGNLLNRTLTLVGRNCEGKVPDGQFENNLREESNEIHAVVEKHIKQCEFAKAIEAIFALVDQANKYMNDEKPWTLFKDGNAAQGKTVLYTVLDILRRTAIEIYPFTPTLAQNIWYQLGFDDKLDELKAEGAWDLIPAGQAVRNEGPIFKRLEEVTA